In one Mucilaginibacter ginsenosidivorax genomic region, the following are encoded:
- the recO gene encoding DNA repair protein RecO, with translation MLHKTRGIVFKATDYGESSVIVQIFTEKFGLQSYIINGAKKPKAKIGRNMLQPLHLLDLVVYHKNTGSVQRIAELKNSPVLQSIPYDVIKSCIAIFLNEVLYKSIKQQSAEENIFDFVFSAIEWLDHQTGNVANFHLLFLSRLTRYLGFYPDRALIDHADYFDLKNGTFSKYKPDTVMYLSPPHTQNFSRLLKSSFENMDQLKLSNDERRYLIQKLMEYYALHIEGFGNIRSGDVLEEVLS, from the coding sequence ATGCTGCATAAAACCCGTGGCATAGTATTTAAAGCCACCGATTATGGCGAAAGCAGTGTAATTGTGCAAATTTTTACCGAGAAGTTCGGCCTGCAATCGTACATCATTAATGGGGCCAAAAAGCCAAAAGCAAAAATAGGCCGCAATATGCTCCAGCCGCTTCACCTGCTTGATTTGGTTGTTTATCATAAAAATACCGGTAGTGTGCAACGCATAGCCGAGCTTAAAAATTCGCCCGTATTACAAAGCATCCCCTATGATGTGATCAAAAGCTGCATTGCCATTTTTTTAAACGAGGTGCTATACAAATCCATCAAACAGCAGTCGGCCGAGGAGAATATTTTTGATTTTGTTTTTAGTGCGATAGAATGGCTGGATCATCAAACCGGCAATGTAGCCAACTTTCACCTGCTGTTTTTATCCCGGCTTACCCGGTACCTGGGATTTTATCCCGACAGGGCGCTGATTGACCATGCCGACTATTTCGACCTGAAGAACGGGACGTTCAGCAAATATAAGCCAGATACCGTAATGTACCTGTCGCCACCGCATACGCAAAACTTTAGCAGGCTGCTCAAAAGCAGTTTTGAAAATATGGATCAGCTGAAACTGAGTAACGACGAGCGGCGTTATCTTATCCAGAAATTAATGGAGTACTATGCCCTGCATATTGAAGGCTTTGGCAATATCCGCTCGGGCGATGTGCTGGAAGAGGTTCTTTCTTAA
- a CDS encoding ISAon1 family transposase produces MDNNPISCHLLGRLYSLDGKQLQQQYKDHLSNFHSWGQKDHADEWMLFADNIGPSLSIDETALSNGELYTIVTNKEAKGGKKAIVAMLRGTQAEQIMTVLERIPVRKRNRVKEVTMDMAANMIKAIRRCFSNAVRVIDRFHVQKLAYDAVQEARIKYRWEALEQENKAIEEAKKNKQSHQPEVFSNGDTLKQLLARSRYLLFKHQAKWTASQKERADLLFPRYPLLLKAYNLSIRLGQIFTICKDKQQAFKRLAIWYNDIEEAGIDAFKTVARSVQTHYESILNFFDNRSTNASAESFNAKIKAFRATSRGVRDTTFFLFRLAKLYA; encoded by the coding sequence TTGGATAATAACCCGATCAGTTGCCACCTTTTAGGCCGTTTATATTCTTTGGATGGCAAGCAGTTACAACAACAATATAAAGACCATCTCAGTAATTTTCACAGTTGGGGCCAGAAAGATCATGCAGATGAATGGATGCTGTTTGCTGACAATATTGGCCCCTCGCTCAGCATAGACGAAACCGCTCTGAGTAATGGGGAACTGTATACGATTGTGACCAATAAGGAAGCAAAAGGCGGTAAAAAAGCGATCGTGGCGATGCTCAGGGGTACACAGGCCGAACAGATCATGACCGTGTTGGAACGAATCCCGGTACGTAAAAGAAATAGGGTAAAAGAAGTGACGATGGACATGGCAGCGAACATGATCAAAGCTATCCGCAGATGCTTTTCTAATGCAGTACGCGTTATTGACCGGTTTCATGTACAAAAGCTGGCTTATGATGCCGTACAGGAAGCAAGGATCAAATATCGTTGGGAAGCATTAGAACAAGAGAACAAAGCTATAGAGGAGGCTAAAAAGAATAAGCAAAGTCATCAGCCCGAAGTATTTAGCAATGGAGATACTTTAAAACAGTTACTGGCCAGGAGCAGATATCTGTTATTTAAGCATCAGGCCAAATGGACAGCATCACAAAAAGAAAGAGCTGATCTGTTGTTTCCAAGGTATCCCTTGCTGCTCAAAGCTTACAACCTGTCCATCCGGCTGGGGCAAATCTTCACCATCTGTAAAGACAAGCAGCAGGCATTCAAAAGATTGGCTATCTGGTATAACGATATAGAAGAGGCAGGAATTGATGCTTTTAAAACCGTAGCAAGGTCTGTTCAAACGCATTATGAGTCTATCTTGAACTTCTTCGACAACAGGAGTACAAATGCTTCTGCCGAATCCTTTAATGCCAAGATCAAAGCTTTCAGGGCTACTTCAAGAGGCGTTAGAGATACCACCTTCTTCCTATTCAGGCTTGCTAAATTATATGCTTAA
- a CDS encoding diacylglycerol kinase, producing the protein MKRLIRSFGFAFKGLRYATATQPNFRIHLVLAFIAVMLGFALHIAFAEWQWIMLAIAFVLVIELLNTGIETLTDLVSPDYNEMAGRVKDVCAGAVVIAALFALVTGIVIFLPKLILLVRHAA; encoded by the coding sequence ATGAAAAGACTGATACGCAGTTTTGGTTTTGCTTTTAAGGGCTTAAGGTATGCCACAGCAACGCAGCCTAATTTCAGGATACACCTGGTATTGGCTTTTATTGCGGTGATGCTGGGTTTTGCGCTCCATATTGCCTTTGCAGAATGGCAATGGATTATGCTGGCAATTGCCTTTGTACTGGTAATTGAGCTTTTAAACACCGGGATTGAAACATTGACCGACCTGGTATCGCCGGACTATAATGAAATGGCGGGCAGGGTTAAAGATGTTTGCGCGGGCGCAGTAGTAATTGCAGCCCTGTTTGCACTTGTAACGGGCATCGTAATATTTTTACCAAAACTTATTTTACTGGTAAGGCATGCTGCATAA
- a CDS encoding M61 family metallopeptidase, with the protein MKKTLLLAFASLFSAAAIAQQDAPKAIYYSISFPNAAHHEAEITITIPQAPTGPLLVRMSRSSAGRYATHEFGKNIYNVAATDVNGKALELKQVEGDIYSIEEHPSTVKVSYTLFGNWTDGTYASIDPSHAHLNMPATFMWVVGQDKRPVTFQFNDLDKYGWHVATQLKHEDKNVYSAPNLQYMMDCPTELSDYKIASWDVVNYDNKKEKINLTVHSDDSQAVIDNFGKMVARMVQEEKAVFGEFPAYDYGEYTFISDIHPTTSGDGMEHRNSTCITIPAPKVEGLEKRLLGVFAHEYFHSWNVKRIRPKSLEPFNFEHANMSSELWFAEGFTQYYGELLLVRSGFVDLDDYTGTVAGLVNQVLNTPAAAKYPATQMSRYSVYADAGVSIDPNNNANDFTSYYTYGGAIALALDLRLRSDFNMTLDDYMRQVWLSRGKVMKPYTVPDLQTDLGKVTNPKFAADFFRKYITGIEKNNYEELLAKAGLVLRKINPEKGWAGSLATTAGRGRAGQPRAGNAEGLPILSSTIIGSPVYKAGLDAGDVILKVNGVDIKDQKGFDDQLNDKKPGDKLTVNYKSRTGSHETTIVLEANPNFEVVTFEKAGKPLSKEQETFRNNWLQSKVK; encoded by the coding sequence ATGAAAAAAACATTACTCCTCGCGTTTGCATCCCTGTTTTCGGCAGCTGCCATAGCCCAACAGGATGCACCAAAAGCTATTTATTATTCCATATCGTTCCCTAATGCCGCCCATCACGAGGCCGAGATTACCATCACCATTCCGCAGGCCCCAACCGGCCCTTTGCTGGTTAGGATGAGCCGCTCATCTGCCGGCCGTTATGCCACGCATGAATTTGGTAAAAATATTTATAATGTTGCCGCTACCGATGTAAATGGCAAGGCCCTTGAATTGAAGCAGGTTGAAGGTGATATTTACTCGATAGAGGAGCATCCATCCACGGTAAAAGTAAGCTATACCCTTTTTGGCAACTGGACAGATGGCACCTACGCCAGCATCGACCCAAGCCACGCCCACCTGAACATGCCCGCCACTTTTATGTGGGTTGTTGGGCAAGATAAAAGGCCTGTCACCTTCCAGTTTAACGATTTGGATAAATATGGCTGGCATGTGGCTACCCAGTTAAAACACGAGGATAAAAACGTGTACAGCGCCCCCAACCTGCAATACATGATGGATTGCCCAACCGAACTGTCTGATTATAAAATTGCCAGTTGGGATGTGGTTAATTACGATAATAAAAAAGAAAAAATAAACCTTACCGTTCACTCCGATGATAGCCAGGCCGTAATAGATAATTTTGGCAAAATGGTTGCCCGGATGGTGCAGGAAGAAAAAGCCGTATTTGGCGAATTTCCGGCCTACGATTATGGCGAATATACTTTTATCAGCGACATTCATCCAACCACATCAGGCGATGGAATGGAACATCGTAACTCAACCTGCATTACCATACCTGCCCCTAAGGTTGAGGGTTTGGAAAAAAGATTGTTAGGCGTTTTTGCCCATGAATACTTCCACAGCTGGAATGTGAAACGCATCCGCCCAAAATCATTGGAGCCTTTCAATTTTGAGCATGCCAACATGAGCAGCGAACTTTGGTTTGCCGAAGGCTTTACCCAATACTACGGCGAACTGCTACTGGTACGATCTGGCTTTGTTGATCTTGACGATTATACGGGCACTGTTGCCGGCCTTGTAAACCAGGTATTAAACACCCCTGCCGCCGCTAAATATCCCGCAACCCAAATGAGCCGTTATTCGGTATACGCAGATGCCGGTGTTTCTATCGATCCTAACAACAACGCCAACGATTTTACCAGCTATTACACCTATGGCGGCGCCATAGCCCTCGCACTTGACTTGCGCCTGCGCAGCGATTTTAATATGACGCTTGACGATTACATGCGCCAGGTTTGGCTAAGCCGTGGTAAAGTAATGAAACCCTATACCGTGCCCGATTTACAAACCGACCTGGGCAAAGTAACCAACCCGAAATTTGCTGCCGACTTTTTCAGGAAATACATTACGGGTATTGAAAAAAACAACTACGAGGAACTATTGGCCAAAGCGGGCTTGGTTTTACGCAAAATTAACCCAGAAAAAGGCTGGGCAGGATCATTAGCAACCACCGCCGGCCGTGGCAGGGCAGGCCAGCCGCGCGCGGGTAATGCAGAGGGTTTACCGATACTTTCAAGCACAATTATTGGCTCGCCGGTATACAAGGCCGGGCTTGATGCAGGCGATGTGATATTAAAGGTAAACGGCGTTGACATTAAAGACCAGAAAGGTTTTGACGACCAGCTTAACGATAAAAAACCGGGCGACAAGCTTACCGTAAATTATAAAAGCCGCACCGGCAGCCACGAAACAACCATTGTATTAGAGGCAAATCCTAATTTTGAAGTAGTTACCTTTGAAAAAGCAGGTAAGCCCTTGTCAAAAGAACAGGAAACATTCCGCAACAATTGGTTGCAATCAAAAGTTAAATAA
- a CDS encoding ISAon1 family transposase N-terminal region protein, with protein sequence MEYFELTDVRSSENGQLNIHLEEKNQPPSGYEKSQLESKGFLPETAIQDFPIRGHKVALCIKRRRWEVKQTGAIITRDWNLVRKGARMTTEFGTFLKGIFG encoded by the coding sequence TTGGAATACTTTGAACTTACCGATGTCCGCTCGTCAGAGAATGGGCAATTGAATATCCATTTGGAAGAAAAGAACCAGCCGCCTTCGGGGTATGAGAAGTCACAACTGGAATCAAAAGGTTTCTTACCCGAAACGGCTATACAGGATTTTCCGATCCGTGGACATAAGGTAGCGCTTTGTATTAAAAGGCGGAGATGGGAAGTAAAGCAAACCGGGGCTATCATTACAAGGGATTGGAATTTAGTACGAAAAGGCGCACGGATGACGACAGAGTTCGGCACTTTTTTAAAAGGAATATTTGGATAA